From a single Acidimicrobiales bacterium genomic region:
- a CDS encoding TOBE-like domain-containing protein, which yields MGIRVRGVHKRFGDFVALHGVSLDVPSGNLTALLGPSGGGKSTLLRIIAGLEQPDEGAVEIDGADATTLAPQQRDVGFVFQHYAPFTHLSVSRNVAFGLEIRKRPKAEIRARVAELLALVHLEQFADRKPAQLSGGQRQRMALARALAVEPKVLLLDEPFGALDAKVRKELRDWLRRLHDEVHVTTVFVTHDQEEALEVADEIVVVNEGRVEQTGTPEDLYDRPTNEFVMAFLGPVTRLDGHLVRPHDIDLVPPGTAGAVAGRVTRVRMLGSVVRVDAIADGDEVWVQTSRQEVERQAIEAGGSIGLRPTRTLPAGQAAGGAATHLVRTG from the coding sequence ATGGGCATCCGGGTCCGCGGCGTTCACAAGCGGTTCGGCGACTTCGTGGCGCTCCACGGCGTGTCGCTCGACGTGCCGAGCGGGAACCTCACGGCGCTGCTCGGGCCGAGCGGCGGTGGCAAGTCCACTCTGTTGCGCATCATCGCCGGGCTCGAGCAGCCTGACGAGGGCGCAGTCGAGATCGACGGCGCCGACGCCACCACCCTCGCTCCGCAGCAGCGTGACGTCGGGTTCGTGTTCCAGCACTACGCGCCGTTCACGCACCTGTCCGTGTCCCGGAACGTGGCGTTCGGCCTGGAGATCCGCAAGCGACCGAAGGCCGAGATCCGTGCCCGCGTCGCGGAGCTGCTCGCGCTGGTCCACCTCGAACAGTTCGCGGACCGCAAGCCCGCGCAGCTGTCCGGCGGGCAGCGCCAGCGGATGGCGCTGGCGCGGGCGCTGGCCGTCGAACCGAAGGTGCTGCTGCTCGATGAACCGTTCGGCGCGCTGGACGCCAAGGTTCGCAAGGAGTTGCGTGACTGGCTGCGCCGCCTCCACGACGAAGTGCACGTCACGACGGTGTTCGTCACCCACGATCAGGAGGAGGCGCTCGAGGTGGCCGACGAGATCGTGGTGGTCAACGAGGGCCGGGTCGAGCAGACCGGCACGCCCGAAGACTTGTACGACCGGCCTACCAACGAGTTCGTCATGGCGTTCCTCGGCCCGGTGACACGACTCGACGGGCACCTGGTCCGTCCACACGACATCGATCTGGTGCCACCTGGGACCGCGGGGGCGGTGGCGGGTCGCGTGACGAGAGTGCGGATGCTCGGATCCGTCGTGCGCGTCGACGCAATCGCGGACGGCGACGAGGTGTGGGTGCAGACCTCGCGCCAGGAGGTCGAGCGCCAGGCGATCGAAGCGGGGGGATCGATCGGGCTGCGTCCGACGCGGACGCTCCCGGCCGGCCAGGCAGCAGGTGGCGCTGCGACGCATTTGGTGCGAACCGGTTGA
- a CDS encoding sulfate ABC transporter permease subunit encodes MADLRADGTGPVSRLARLAFRATALVYLGFLVVVPLVAICWHTFGHGVSPAWHALTQPDMVHAFQLTSIVAAVAVAIDAVLGTGLALLLVRYRFPGRRVLDALVDLPLSVSPVVVGLALILVYGSDGWFGGIARSGFTIIYAVPGMVLATVFVSLPLVVRELTPVLEHIGEEQEQAASTLGASAWQRFWRITLPSIRWALAYGVMLSLARSLGEFGAVKVVSGNLVGQTQTSTLVVEQAYLGFDYQTAYAASFVLAAVAVACLLSVTVLRPGAEER; translated from the coding sequence GTGGCTGACCTGCGGGCGGACGGGACCGGGCCGGTCTCCCGGCTGGCGCGGCTGGCGTTCCGCGCCACGGCGCTCGTCTACCTCGGCTTCCTGGTGGTGGTGCCCCTGGTGGCGATCTGCTGGCACACGTTCGGGCACGGGGTGAGCCCGGCGTGGCACGCGCTCACCCAGCCCGACATGGTCCACGCTTTCCAGCTGACGTCGATCGTGGCCGCCGTGGCCGTCGCGATCGACGCGGTGCTCGGAACGGGCCTTGCGCTGTTGCTCGTGCGGTACCGCTTCCCGGGCCGGCGCGTGCTCGATGCCCTCGTCGACCTGCCGTTGTCGGTGTCGCCCGTGGTGGTCGGCTTGGCGCTGATCCTCGTGTACGGCAGCGACGGCTGGTTCGGCGGCATCGCACGGTCGGGCTTCACGATCATCTACGCCGTGCCCGGGATGGTCCTGGCCACCGTGTTCGTCTCGCTCCCGCTCGTCGTGCGGGAGCTGACACCCGTGCTCGAGCACATCGGCGAGGAGCAGGAGCAGGCCGCGTCGACGTTGGGTGCCAGCGCGTGGCAGCGGTTCTGGCGGATCACGTTGCCGTCCATCCGTTGGGCGCTGGCCTACGGGGTCATGCTGAGCCTCGCCCGATCGCTCGGCGAGTTCGGTGCCGTCAAAGTGGTGTCAGGCAACCTCGTCGGGCAGACCCAGACCTCCACCCTCGTGGTCGAGCAGGCGTACCTGGGTTTCGACTACCAGACCGCGTACGCCGCCTCGTTCGTGCTCGCCGCCGTCGCGGTGGCGTGCTTGTTGTCGGTGACCGTGCTGCGGCCAGGCGCGGAGGAGAGGTGA
- the cysT gene encoding sulfate ABC transporter permease subunit CysT has translation MTAATVAAPPGPAADPPSTRALPRRPDGRVLSAASTCGLGLATLVMSLLVLIPLAAVLTKATSGGWSGFWAAVSSPGAAAALRLTVVGSLLVTAVNAVMGTLVAWVLVRDDFFGKRALEVIIDLPFALPTIVASLVLLSLYGPHSPVGVNLAQARSGVFVALLFITLPFVVRTVQPVLMELDSEVEEAAASLGASRATIFRRLILPSLWPAISAGAALSFARAISDYGTTILISGNIPLKTQLASVQILGQLENDNDAGAAAVATVLLVVALVVVVGLYQFQRRMARGG, from the coding sequence ATGACCGCCGCCACGGTTGCCGCGCCACCAGGCCCCGCGGCCGACCCTCCGTCGACCCGCGCCCTCCCGCGACGACCGGATGGCCGCGTGCTGTCTGCCGCGTCGACGTGCGGGCTCGGGTTGGCCACGCTGGTGATGAGCCTGCTGGTGCTCATCCCGCTGGCGGCCGTGCTGACCAAGGCCACCAGCGGCGGCTGGAGCGGCTTCTGGGCCGCGGTGTCGTCCCCCGGCGCCGCCGCGGCCCTTCGCCTCACGGTGGTCGGATCGCTGCTGGTCACGGCCGTCAACGCGGTGATGGGCACGTTGGTCGCGTGGGTGCTGGTGCGCGACGACTTCTTCGGCAAGCGCGCGCTCGAGGTGATCATCGATCTGCCGTTCGCCTTGCCGACGATCGTCGCGAGCCTCGTGCTGCTGTCGCTGTACGGACCGCACAGCCCGGTCGGCGTCAACCTGGCGCAGGCGCGCTCCGGGGTGTTCGTGGCGCTGCTGTTCATCACACTGCCCTTCGTGGTCCGCACGGTCCAGCCGGTGCTCATGGAGCTCGACAGCGAAGTCGAGGAAGCGGCCGCGTCGCTCGGCGCGTCGAGGGCCACGATCTTTCGCCGCCTGATCCTGCCCAGCTTGTGGCCCGCCATCTCGGCCGGCGCCGCGCTGTCGTTCGCGCGGGCGATCAGCGACTACGGCACCACGATCTTGATCTCGGGAAACATCCCCTTGAAGACCCAGCTCGCATCGGTGCAGATCCTCGGCCAGCTCGAGAACGACAACGATGCCGGTGCCGCCGCAGTGGCCACCGTCCTGCTCGTGGTCGCGCTGGTGGTGGTGGTGGGCCTCTACCAGTTCCAGCGCCGGATGGCCCGAGGTGGCTGA
- a CDS encoding sulfate ABC transporter substrate-binding protein: protein MRQRPHTHPRLAGLALGMVALLAVAACSSAGTSDSRQSLVAYSTPKPVYDQLTKDFAKTSKGKGVTWRTSYGASGDQSRAVESNLSADYVAFSLQTDMDRLVKDGKVATSWNQGPTKGMISDSVVVIVVRKGNPKHIEGWSDLVKPGIKIVTPDPGSSGSARWNTMAAYGQVVEGGGSPQEGEAYLRAFFKNVVASPSSGREATSTFTSGTGDVLISYENEAIFARQHDQAVDYIVPSSTLLIENPAAVTVHAAPAAKAFLAFAQSAAGQRVFAANGYRPVIDGIHVRVDGANNPTDPFPQPAKLFTIADLGGWTQVATKFFDEHDGIVTKIQQAG from the coding sequence GTGCGACAGAGACCCCACACCCATCCCCGACTCGCCGGGCTCGCCCTCGGCATGGTCGCGTTGCTTGCGGTGGCCGCGTGCAGCTCGGCTGGCACCAGCGACTCGAGGCAGTCCCTGGTCGCGTACTCGACCCCCAAGCCTGTCTACGACCAGCTGACCAAGGACTTCGCCAAGACGAGCAAGGGCAAGGGCGTGACGTGGCGAACGTCGTACGGCGCGAGCGGCGACCAGAGCCGGGCCGTCGAGTCGAACCTGTCCGCGGACTATGTGGCGTTCTCGCTCCAGACCGATATGGACCGTCTCGTGAAGGACGGCAAGGTCGCGACCAGCTGGAACCAAGGGCCCACCAAGGGCATGATCAGCGACTCGGTCGTGGTGATCGTCGTGCGCAAGGGCAACCCGAAGCACATCGAGGGGTGGTCCGACCTCGTCAAGCCCGGCATCAAGATCGTCACGCCCGACCCCGGGTCATCCGGCTCCGCGCGGTGGAACACCATGGCCGCGTACGGCCAGGTCGTCGAAGGCGGCGGCAGCCCGCAGGAAGGCGAGGCCTACTTGCGGGCGTTCTTCAAGAACGTCGTCGCGTCGCCTTCGAGCGGGCGCGAGGCCACGAGCACGTTCACGTCGGGCACCGGCGACGTGCTCATCTCGTATGAGAACGAGGCCATCTTCGCCCGCCAGCACGATCAGGCCGTCGACTACATCGTCCCGAGTTCCACGCTGCTGATCGAGAACCCCGCGGCGGTGACCGTCCACGCGGCGCCGGCCGCCAAGGCCTTCTTGGCATTCGCGCAGTCGGCGGCGGGCCAGCGCGTCTTCGCAGCCAACGGCTACCGACCCGTCATCGACGGGATCCACGTGCGAGTCGACGGCGCCAACAACCCGACCGACCCGTTCCCCCAGCCGGCCAAGCTCTTCACGATCGCCGACCTTGGCGGGTGGACGCAGGTGGCGACCAAGTTCTTCGACGAGCACGACGGCATCGTCACCAAGATCCAACAAGCCGGATGA
- the radA gene encoding DNA repair protein RadA, whose translation MSKVKVVFRCADCGAAEPKWAGRCAACGAWNSLTEEVEQPRSSPAAIPARDQVEPIAEVDLSQWEPVGTGVAELDRVLGGGLVPGSVTVCGGEPGIGKSTLLLQAAAGVAGQGDTALYVTGEESKAQVRMRAERLGALRPRLLLVSEYSIGNVLAHVASVEPDLLIVDSIQTLHDPEIPSAPGSVVQVRECASRLVQEAKARGMSVVLVGHVTKDGGLAGPRTLEHLVDTVLSFEGDRHHALRVLRAVKHRFGSTLEVGLFEMSEQGLDGVPDPSELFLADRRRGVAGSVVVPTIDGQRPLLVEVQALVAPSPLPTPRRSVQGVDSRRLALLLAVLGRRAGIWCNQHDVYGLAVGGAQVVEPGGDLALALALASAVLDRPVPEDLVAVGEVGLAGELRQVGNMPRRLAEAARMGFRRAIVPFTSPAATDGLEVIRAGTLSEALLAVGCRP comes from the coding sequence ATGTCGAAGGTGAAGGTCGTCTTCCGATGCGCCGACTGCGGAGCGGCCGAGCCCAAGTGGGCGGGGCGTTGCGCAGCCTGCGGAGCGTGGAACTCATTGACCGAGGAAGTCGAACAGCCGCGCTCGAGCCCGGCCGCGATCCCGGCCCGCGATCAGGTCGAGCCCATCGCCGAGGTCGACCTGTCGCAGTGGGAGCCGGTCGGTACCGGCGTGGCGGAGCTCGATCGTGTCCTCGGTGGCGGGCTCGTGCCCGGCTCGGTCACGGTGTGCGGCGGCGAGCCCGGTATCGGCAAGTCCACGTTGTTGTTGCAGGCGGCGGCCGGCGTCGCCGGGCAGGGCGACACCGCGCTGTACGTGACGGGCGAGGAGTCGAAAGCGCAAGTTCGGATGCGCGCCGAACGGCTCGGCGCGCTCCGGCCCCGTCTGCTGCTGGTGTCGGAGTACTCGATCGGCAACGTGCTGGCTCACGTGGCGTCCGTCGAGCCCGACCTGTTGATCGTCGACTCGATCCAGACGCTGCACGACCCCGAGATCCCCTCTGCGCCGGGCAGTGTGGTGCAGGTGCGCGAGTGCGCCTCCCGCCTCGTCCAAGAAGCCAAGGCCCGGGGCATGTCGGTGGTGCTGGTCGGCCACGTCACCAAAGACGGCGGCCTGGCGGGTCCCCGCACGCTCGAGCACCTGGTCGACACGGTGCTGTCGTTCGAAGGCGACCGGCATCACGCCCTACGGGTGCTGCGAGCGGTCAAGCACCGCTTCGGGTCCACGCTCGAGGTCGGCCTCTTCGAGATGAGCGAGCAGGGCCTCGACGGCGTTCCCGATCCGAGCGAGCTGTTTCTGGCCGACCGCCGCCGTGGGGTCGCAGGCTCGGTGGTGGTCCCGACGATCGACGGGCAACGTCCCCTGCTGGTCGAGGTGCAGGCGCTGGTGGCGCCCAGCCCGTTGCCGACCCCGCGGCGTTCGGTCCAAGGCGTCGACAGCCGGCGCCTGGCGCTGTTGCTCGCGGTGCTCGGCCGCCGCGCCGGCATCTGGTGCAACCAGCACGACGTCTATGGGCTGGCCGTGGGCGGTGCCCAGGTCGTCGAGCCGGGGGGCGACTTGGCGTTGGCGTTGGCGCTCGCCTCCGCGGTGCTGGACCGGCCGGTCCCAGAAGACCTCGTGGCGGTCGGCGAAGTGGGCCTCGCGGGGGAGTTGCGCCAAGTCGGCAACATGCCTCGCCGGCTCGCCGAGGCCGCACGCATGGGCTTCCGCAGGGCGATCGTGCCGTTCACGTCGCCAGCCGCGACCGACGGTCTCGAGGTGATCCGCGCCGGCACGCTCAGCGAGGCACTGCTCGCGGTCGGGTGCCGACCGTGA
- the disA gene encoding DNA integrity scanning diadenylate cyclase DisA codes for MVSRSPLDRAIAQVAPGQALRDGLDRVVRGGMGALIVIGDGPQVLNVCSGGFLLDAAFSPQRLFELAKMDGAVILAADASRIARANVHLVPDPSVPTTETGTRHRTAERVARSLGVPVLSVSERMASIAVYVGDQKHPLSSIPRLVNRADQAIEALERYKARLETVSASLAALEIEDLVTVRDVAGVLQRGEMVVRIAVEVERYLLELGTEGRMIRLQLEELMRGVEDERRLVLRDYQRRTDRGPEAALERMGACSTDDLLHLDLVAEAAVGDAPIDLESPLAPRGYRMLARIPRLPEQVVEHIVERFGSLDKILRATLDDLDDVEGVGATRAQAIKDGLSRLAASSILDRYT; via the coding sequence GTGGTCTCCCGTTCCCCACTCGACCGCGCGATCGCCCAGGTGGCGCCCGGGCAGGCGTTGCGCGACGGGCTCGACCGCGTCGTGCGGGGCGGGATGGGCGCGTTGATCGTCATCGGTGACGGGCCACAGGTGCTCAACGTCTGCTCTGGTGGCTTCCTGCTCGACGCGGCGTTCAGCCCCCAGCGGCTGTTCGAGCTGGCGAAGATGGACGGCGCCGTGATCTTGGCGGCGGATGCAAGCCGCATCGCACGCGCCAACGTCCATCTGGTGCCCGACCCGTCCGTGCCCACCACCGAGACCGGCACCCGTCACCGCACGGCCGAACGCGTGGCCCGCTCGTTGGGCGTGCCCGTGCTGTCCGTCTCGGAGCGGATGGCCAGCATCGCCGTGTACGTCGGCGACCAGAAGCACCCGCTCAGCTCCATCCCTCGGCTGGTCAACCGTGCCGACCAGGCCATCGAGGCGCTGGAGCGCTACAAGGCGCGGTTGGAGACGGTGTCGGCGTCGCTGGCCGCGCTCGAGATCGAAGATCTCGTCACCGTTCGCGATGTGGCGGGCGTGTTGCAGCGCGGCGAGATGGTGGTGCGGATCGCCGTCGAAGTCGAGCGGTACCTCCTCGAGCTCGGCACCGAAGGCCGCATGATCCGGTTGCAGCTCGAGGAGCTCATGCGCGGCGTCGAGGACGAGCGCCGCCTGGTCCTGCGCGACTACCAGCGCCGCACCGACCGTGGTCCCGAAGCCGCGCTGGAGCGGATGGGGGCGTGCAGCACCGACGACTTGCTCCACCTCGACCTCGTGGCCGAAGCCGCGGTCGGCGACGCGCCCATCGACCTCGAGAGCCCCCTGGCTCCCCGCGGGTATCGGATGCTCGCCCGCATCCCCCGGCTGCCGGAACAAGTCGTGGAGCACATCGTGGAGCGCTTCGGCAGCCTCGACAAGATCCTGCGCGCCACGCTCGACGACCTCGACGACGTCGAAGGCGTCGGCGCCACCCGCGCCCAGGCCATCAAGGACGGACTGTCCCGACTCGCCGCATCGAGCATCCTCGACCGCTACACCTGA
- a CDS encoding dienelactone hydrolase family protein encodes MRIELPDATPAELALPGGTPTRGLVLFPDIGGLRPLFDELCARLAGEHGWAVCAVEPFPGRTDLPVGERLEAMSSYDTDAYLRSAGLAAEHLQSLGADPVAALGFCMGGMAAYLAAGVGRYDRVVSFYGMIHVPESWAGTVPDPLAATTAPGASQVLAIVGTADGFTPPADVADLEATGARVVKYEGAEHGFVHDPSRPVHRGDDAADAWARVAAFLGA; translated from the coding sequence ATGCGGATCGAGTTGCCTGACGCCACCCCGGCCGAGTTGGCCCTGCCCGGCGGGACGCCCACCCGTGGGCTCGTGCTGTTCCCCGACATCGGCGGGCTGCGGCCGCTGTTCGACGAGCTGTGCGCGCGGCTGGCCGGCGAGCACGGCTGGGCGGTGTGCGCGGTCGAGCCGTTCCCCGGCCGGACCGATCTACCGGTCGGTGAGCGGCTCGAGGCCATGTCGTCGTACGACACCGACGCGTACCTGCGATCCGCAGGGCTCGCCGCGGAGCACTTGCAGTCGCTCGGCGCCGATCCTGTGGCCGCGCTCGGCTTTTGCATGGGCGGCATGGCGGCCTACCTGGCGGCAGGCGTCGGTCGTTACGACCGGGTGGTGTCCTTCTACGGGATGATCCACGTGCCGGAGTCGTGGGCGGGGACCGTGCCCGACCCGTTGGCCGCGACCACCGCGCCTGGCGCCAGCCAGGTGTTGGCCATCGTGGGCACCGCCGACGGCTTCACGCCCCCCGCCGATGTGGCCGATCTGGAAGCCACGGGCGCGCGGGTCGTGAAGTACGAGGGCGCCGAGCACGGCTTCGTGCACGACCCCAGCCGTCCGGTGCATCGTGGCGACGATGCGGCCGACGCCTGGGCGCGGGTCGCGGCGTTCCTCGGGGCCTGA
- a CDS encoding Crp/Fnr family transcriptional regulator: MPDLALLRNVELFADLTDDELGGLAGSIQTRHYVRNDLLFAEGEPPTELFVVRNGRIAISSKSIDGRESMFALMERGDLIGEMGLFDDRGRSADARALEPSEAMVVPYAPLRAVYEQRPALLWGVVRLLVGRLRSTDIALADVVFLDVTGRTAKRLLELAGEADEFMLPITQEELAGMVGASRERVNKAIASFVRLGWLDQADRHYRLLKRDELERRAR; the protein is encoded by the coding sequence ATGCCCGACCTCGCCCTCCTTCGCAATGTCGAGCTCTTCGCGGATCTGACCGACGACGAGCTCGGCGGTCTTGCCGGCTCGATCCAGACACGGCACTACGTCCGCAACGACCTGCTGTTCGCGGAAGGCGAGCCGCCCACCGAGCTGTTCGTGGTCCGCAACGGCCGCATCGCGATCTCGAGCAAGTCGATCGACGGCCGCGAGTCGATGTTCGCCCTCATGGAACGAGGCGACCTCATCGGTGAGATGGGGCTCTTCGACGACCGCGGGCGCTCCGCCGACGCCCGCGCGCTCGAGCCGTCCGAAGCCATGGTCGTACCGTATGCCCCGCTGCGCGCCGTCTACGAGCAGCGCCCCGCCCTGCTGTGGGGCGTGGTCCGGCTGTTGGTCGGGCGGCTCCGCTCGACCGACATCGCGCTGGCCGACGTCGTGTTCCTCGACGTGACCGGCCGCACCGCGAAACGGCTGCTCGAGCTCGCTGGCGAGGCCGACGAGTTCATGCTCCCGATCACCCAAGAGGAGCTCGCCGGCATGGTCGGCGCGTCACGAGAGCGCGTCAACAAGGCCATTGCCAGCTTCGTTCGGCTGGGCTGGCTCGACCAGGCCGATCGGCACTACCGCTTGTTGAAGCGCGACGAACTCGAGCGCCGGGCTCGCTGA
- the ispD gene encoding 2-C-methyl-D-erythritol 4-phosphate cytidylyltransferase: protein MPSDASALVDRRGVWVIVVAAGSGSRFGGAKQYEDLGGMRVLDHSLRTARSVADGVVLVAAPDRAADQEPDADVVVPGGATRSDSVRAGLDAVPSDAEVVLVHDAARPLATAALFRRVVDAVRSGADAAIPAVPVVDTLWTVDGEAVDRTGFVAVQTPQGFRAEALRAAHHGGGTATDDATLVAATGGHVRFVDGESSNGKITTASDLVVAAARLHHRAVGAGEDPASAGLTP from the coding sequence GTGCCGTCCGATGCGTCAGCTCTCGTCGACCGCCGCGGGGTGTGGGTGATCGTGGTCGCTGCCGGTTCGGGTAGCCGCTTCGGGGGCGCCAAGCAGTACGAAGACCTCGGCGGCATGCGGGTGCTCGACCACTCCTTGCGCACCGCGCGCTCGGTCGCCGATGGGGTGGTGCTGGTAGCGGCGCCGGATCGAGCTGCCGACCAGGAGCCGGATGCCGACGTGGTGGTGCCGGGCGGTGCAACTCGCTCGGACTCGGTGCGAGCCGGCCTCGACGCGGTTCCCTCCGACGCCGAAGTGGTGCTGGTCCATGATGCGGCCCGACCGCTCGCGACCGCCGCGCTGTTCCGGCGGGTGGTCGACGCGGTGCGGTCGGGTGCCGATGCGGCGATCCCGGCCGTGCCAGTGGTCGACACCTTGTGGACGGTGGATGGCGAGGCGGTCGATCGGACCGGGTTCGTGGCCGTGCAGACGCCGCAGGGTTTCCGGGCGGAAGCCCTTCGAGCCGCCCACCACGGCGGTGGGACGGCCACCGATGACGCCACCCTCGTGGCAGCGACCGGCGGGCACGTGCGCTTCGTCGACGGGGAGAGCTCCAACGGCAAGATCACCACCGCATCCGACCTGGTGGTGGCTGCCGCGCGGTTGCATCACCGGGCGGTGGGCGCGGGGGAGGACCCCGCTTCTGCTGGACTGACGCCATGA
- the ispF gene encoding 2-C-methyl-D-erythritol 2,4-cyclodiphosphate synthase: MSVGGSVAFRVGQGFDAHRLGDDPSRPLMLGGIRFDGPGLVGHSDGDVVAHACADALLGAAGLGDIGSLFPDDDPALRGADSVELLRGAVEQLRAAGFAPVNVDCSVVLDEPRLAPHRADMEARLSAAVGAPVTVKGRRTEGLGALGRGEGIVCFANALVAVGAGPPATGAR, from the coding sequence ATGAGCGTGGGTGGCAGCGTGGCGTTCCGGGTGGGTCAGGGCTTCGACGCCCACCGCCTCGGCGACGACCCGTCCCGGCCGTTGATGCTGGGCGGCATCCGCTTCGACGGCCCTGGCCTGGTCGGCCACAGCGACGGCGATGTCGTGGCGCATGCGTGCGCCGACGCCCTGCTCGGCGCGGCGGGACTTGGCGACATCGGTTCGCTGTTCCCCGACGACGATCCCGCGCTGCGCGGCGCTGACAGCGTCGAGCTGTTGCGCGGGGCGGTCGAGCAGCTTCGTGCGGCCGGGTTCGCCCCGGTCAACGTCGATTGCTCGGTGGTCCTCGACGAACCGCGCTTGGCCCCCCACCGGGCCGACATGGAAGCTCGCTTGAGCGCAGCGGTCGGTGCGCCGGTGACGGTGAAGGGGCGCCGAACCGAAGGGCTGGGTGCGCTCGGTCGGGGCGAAGGCATCGTCTGCTTCGCGAACGCCTTGGTGGCCGTCGGCGCGGGCCCCCCGGCGACCGGGGCGCGGTGA
- the rlmB gene encoding 23S rRNA (guanosine(2251)-2'-O)-methyltransferase RlmB, whose amino-acid sequence MAGSQGRGRRPKPGSARPSAGRGAAGPGGSGGRGGSGGRGGSGGRGGSGGRGGSGGRGGSGGGRGAAGSGPAPGSGRGSAAGGSGGRRSGGRGSPGRSRASAASGLGGEQVEGRHAVRELLLAGRRRTQEVLLAADLDAAPIVDDIRGLAAELNVPVREISRAKLDAEARTDAPQGVIALAAPLPEADLADLAEASGATAPFLVALDGVTDPGNVGAILRSADGAGATGIVLPRHRSAHVTPTVAKAAAGAVEHLPIALVGGLPAAISQLREQGVWVVGLDAGGDQALWDLTVATEPLCLVLGSEGAGLSRLVRERCDQVVAIPLRGRLGSLNVSVAGALALFEVARRRWAPGSGPTRNHLL is encoded by the coding sequence ATGGCCGGGTCGCAAGGGCGCGGGCGTCGTCCGAAGCCGGGGAGTGCCCGTCCATCGGCCGGTCGGGGAGCCGCAGGCCCGGGAGGGTCGGGTGGCCGCGGTGGGTCGGGTGGCCGTGGGGGGTCGGGTGGCCGTGGGGGGTCGGGTGGCCGTGGAGGGTCGGGTGGCCGTGGAGGGTCGGGTGGCGGCCGTGGTGCGGCTGGGTCCGGACCGGCGCCCGGCTCGGGACGCGGGTCGGCTGCCGGTGGCTCAGGTGGCCGACGGTCGGGCGGGCGTGGCTCGCCTGGACGATCCCGCGCGTCGGCTGCGTCCGGGCTCGGGGGCGAACAGGTCGAAGGGCGCCATGCCGTGCGCGAGCTGCTGTTGGCGGGACGGCGACGCACGCAAGAAGTGCTACTGGCGGCCGACTTGGACGCCGCTCCCATCGTCGACGACATCCGCGGCCTCGCCGCCGAGCTGAACGTCCCAGTCCGTGAGATCAGCCGCGCGAAGCTCGACGCCGAGGCGCGGACCGACGCGCCACAAGGCGTCATCGCGTTGGCAGCCCCGCTGCCCGAAGCCGACCTCGCGGACCTTGCCGAGGCCAGCGGTGCGACGGCGCCCTTCCTCGTGGCGCTCGACGGCGTGACCGACCCGGGCAACGTGGGAGCGATCCTGCGCTCCGCCGATGGCGCCGGCGCGACGGGGATCGTGCTTCCTCGGCATCGCAGCGCGCACGTGACCCCCACCGTCGCAAAGGCCGCCGCCGGCGCGGTCGAGCACTTGCCGATCGCGCTGGTCGGCGGGCTGCCCGCGGCCATCAGCCAGCTTCGCGAGCAAGGGGTGTGGGTCGTCGGGCTCGACGCTGGTGGCGACCAGGCACTGTGGGATCTCACCGTCGCGACCGAGCCGCTCTGCCTCGTGTTGGGCTCGGAAGGAGCGGGCCTGTCCCGGCTGGTGCGCGAGCGGTGCGATCAGGTGGTCGCGATACCGCTTCGAGGAAGGCTGGGTTCGCTCAACGTGTCCGTCGCGGGCGCGCTCGCGCTGTTCGAGGTGGCCCGACGCCGTTGGGCCCCCGGCTCCGGCCCCACCCGAAACCACCTGCTGTGA
- the sigH gene encoding RNA polymerase sporulation sigma factor SigH, which produces MAIRTTTRTTLTDQELAARFQAGDQRALDTLIDRYRRFARAKGRGYFLVGGDADDVEQEALIGLYKAARDFRPEHNASFRAFAELCITRHIITAIKTATRQKHQPLNQYLSISATHGSDDSGERSVEETLPGPVDADPVNRVMAGERLDAMRESMAARLSTLEVRVLSLYIEGHSYQEIGERLGRHVKSIDNALQRIKRKLDQHLADEREAELAFA; this is translated from the coding sequence GTGGCCATTCGCACTACCACCCGAACGACCCTCACCGACCAGGAGCTCGCTGCACGGTTCCAAGCAGGTGACCAACGTGCGCTCGACACGCTGATCGATCGCTACCGCCGTTTCGCCCGCGCCAAAGGCCGCGGCTACTTCCTCGTGGGCGGCGACGCCGACGATGTCGAACAAGAAGCGCTGATCGGTCTGTACAAGGCGGCGCGCGACTTCCGGCCCGAGCACAACGCCTCGTTCCGCGCGTTTGCCGAACTGTGCATCACCCGGCACATCATCACGGCGATCAAGACGGCCACGCGCCAAAAGCACCAGCCGCTGAACCAGTACCTGTCGATCTCGGCCACCCACGGCAGCGATGACAGCGGTGAGCGCTCCGTCGAGGAGACCTTGCCGGGGCCGGTCGACGCGGATCCGGTCAACCGGGTGATGGCGGGCGAGCGGCTCGACGCCATGCGCGAGTCGATGGCCGCGCGCCTGTCGACCCTCGAGGTCCGTGTCTTGTCGCTGTACATCGAGGGCCACAGCTACCAGGAGATCGGTGAGCGGCTCGGCCGCCACGTGAAGTCGATCGACAACGCGCTGCAGCGCATCAAGCGCAAGCTCGACCAGCACCTCGCCGATGAGCGCGAGGCCGAGCTGGCGTTCGCCTGA